A section of the Armatimonadota bacterium genome encodes:
- a CDS encoding glutathione peroxidase, whose translation MISAAAIYAMLAVAPVAANSLYDFTMPNIDGKPTSLKKFKGKVVLVVNVASKCGLTPQYDALQKVYEANKDKGLVVLGFPANNFGGQEPGTEAEIKTFCSSKYNVTFPMFSKISVKGEDIHPLYKWLLEQTDNHNDIEWNFGKFLIGRDGSKVLRFSPRDTVESPNLKKAIETLLAEK comes from the coding sequence GTGGCGGCAAACTCACTGTACGACTTCACCATGCCAAACATTGACGGCAAGCCAACGAGCCTCAAGAAGTTCAAAGGCAAAGTCGTTCTCGTCGTCAACGTCGCCAGCAAGTGTGGACTCACACCACAGTACGACGCACTGCAAAAAGTATACGAAGCTAACAAAGACAAGGGCCTCGTCGTCCTCGGCTTCCCTGCCAACAACTTCGGTGGACAAGAGCCTGGAACGGAAGCTGAAATCAAGACCTTCTGCTCGTCGAAATACAACGTCACCTTCCCAATGTTCAGCAAGATCTCAGTGAAGGGTGAGGATATCCACCCGCTCTACAAGTGGCTCTTAGAGCAAACCGACAATCATAACGACATCGAATGGAACTTCGGCAAGTTCCTCATCGGACGCGATGGAAGCAAAGTCTTAAGGTTCTCGCCACGAGATACCGTCGAAAGTCCGAATCTGAAGAAGGCGATCGAAACTCTTCTCGCTGAGAAGTAA